A region of Thermococcus argininiproducens DNA encodes the following proteins:
- the psmA gene encoding archaeal proteasome endopeptidase complex subunit alpha — protein sequence MAFVPPQAGYDRAITVFSPDGRLFQVQYAREAVKRGATAVGVKCKDGVVLAVEKRVTSKLIEPESYEKIFQIDEHIAAASSGIIADARVLVDRARLEAQIHRLTYGEPVPLTVLVKKICDLKQMHTQYGGVRPFGAALLMAGVNEKPELFETDPSGAYFEWKAVAIGSGRNTAMAIFEEKYKDDMTLEEAIKLAVLALSKIMEEPTPENIEVAVITVEEKRFKKISPEKVAKCLEEALKEAEAEEVPEKEEDYSELDSNY from the coding sequence ATGGCATTTGTACCGCCACAAGCCGGGTATGATAGGGCAATAACAGTTTTCAGTCCTGATGGAAGGCTTTTCCAGGTCCAATATGCAAGAGAGGCTGTTAAGAGGGGCGCTACTGCAGTAGGAGTGAAGTGTAAAGATGGTGTCGTTTTAGCTGTAGAAAAGAGAGTCACGAGTAAACTCATAGAACCAGAGAGTTATGAAAAGATCTTCCAAATTGATGAACACATAGCAGCGGCTTCAAGCGGTATAATAGCTGATGCTAGAGTTCTTGTGGATAGAGCTCGTTTAGAAGCTCAAATTCATCGGTTAACCTATGGTGAGCCCGTCCCGCTAACAGTTCTTGTTAAAAAGATATGTGACTTAAAGCAGATGCACACCCAATATGGTGGTGTTAGACCCTTTGGTGCAGCTCTTTTAATGGCAGGTGTAAATGAAAAGCCAGAGTTATTTGAAACCGATCCAAGTGGGGCTTATTTTGAATGGAAAGCTGTGGCAATAGGAAGTGGCAGAAACACTGCAATGGCGATTTTTGAGGAAAAATACAAGGATGATATGACTCTTGAAGAGGCTATTAAGCTAGCAGTTTTGGCACTTTCAAAGATAATGGAAGAACCCACTCCAGAGAACATTGAAGTTGCAGTGATTACAGTGGAAGAGAAAAGATTCAAGAAAATAAGTCCAGAAAAAGTAGCCAAATGTCTTGAAGAGGCTTTAAAGGAAGCTGAGGCAGAAGAAGTCCCAGAGAAAGAGGAGGACTATAGTGAATTGGATAGCAACTACTGA
- a CDS encoding ribonuclease P protein component 2 → MREKPRTLPPTLRDKYRYIAFQVIGERPFKKDEIKRAIWDAALRTLGELGTARTKPWFIKFNEKTQTGIVRCDREYVEELRFAFSLVTEINDSKAIIRSLGVSGTIKRLKIKFLREFGWK, encoded by the coding sequence ATGAGAGAGAAACCTAGAACATTACCTCCAACACTAAGGGACAAGTATCGGTATATAGCGTTCCAGGTTATTGGAGAAAGACCCTTCAAAAAAGATGAAATAAAGAGAGCAATATGGGATGCTGCCCTCAGAACTCTAGGGGAACTTGGGACAGCAAGAACAAAACCTTGGTTTATAAAATTTAATGAAAAAACTCAAACAGGTATTGTTAGGTGTGATAGAGAATATGTTGAAGAGCTTCGCTTTGCATTCTCCTTGGTGACTGAAATAAATGATTCTAAAGCTATTATAAGAAGTCTTGGTGTTTCGGGTACTATAAAAAGACTTAAAATCAAATTCTTGCGAGAGTTCGGATGGAAATGA
- a CDS encoding DUF763 domain-containing protein — translation MMRRGIAELPLHGGHVPRWLALRMKRLANIMIKLLIDEYGTQGVLERLADPIWFQALNNLIGMDWDSSGSTTVTAGILKEILSKEELGIKAAGGKGAKSRNTPHELEQISKVYDLNPNEYIRTSKLVAKVDSVALQNGYQLYHHVFFVDQEGRWAIVQQGMNPQVKLARRYHWFSEKIKSFTLEPHNGISGIQSNYALNTIAKEAKEYQKTLLDIISENPTKIEREIKSVEALTKGYAPLFYKPYEKRKVVPLFERYQSFGKLELNKRALELARELSVDNYDELLLIKGLGPSTLRALSLVLELIYDVHPSWKDPVTHPPDPFKFAYAVGGKDRVPFPIERGTYDELISFLEKLLDKGKNDREVVKQVTKISRKWKFPEKEKRPT, via the coding sequence TTGATGAGACGAGGTATTGCAGAACTTCCCCTACACGGGGGGCATGTCCCCAGATGGCTTGCCCTAAGGATGAAAAGACTGGCCAACATTATGATAAAGCTTCTTATAGATGAATATGGCACTCAGGGTGTTCTTGAAAGGTTAGCAGACCCTATATGGTTCCAAGCGCTTAACAATCTAATTGGAATGGATTGGGATTCTTCAGGAAGCACTACAGTTACAGCAGGTATTCTAAAAGAAATTCTTTCAAAAGAAGAGTTAGGGATAAAAGCTGCTGGTGGAAAAGGGGCAAAAAGCAGAAATACTCCACACGAACTTGAGCAAATAAGCAAAGTCTATGATCTAAATCCCAACGAATACATAAGAACATCAAAACTCGTTGCCAAAGTTGATAGTGTTGCTCTCCAGAATGGATATCAACTTTATCATCATGTCTTTTTTGTAGACCAAGAGGGAAGATGGGCTATAGTACAACAGGGTATGAATCCCCAAGTCAAACTTGCTCGGCGATATCACTGGTTCTCTGAAAAAATCAAGTCATTTACTTTAGAGCCACACAACGGAATAAGCGGAATACAAAGTAACTATGCCCTTAACACTATTGCCAAAGAAGCAAAAGAATACCAAAAGACCCTTTTAGATATAATCTCCGAAAATCCCACTAAAATCGAACGTGAAATAAAGAGCGTAGAAGCCCTCACAAAGGGATATGCTCCTTTGTTTTATAAACCGTATGAAAAGAGAAAAGTTGTACCCCTATTTGAGAGATATCAAAGCTTCGGCAAACTCGAACTTAATAAAAGAGCCCTTGAATTAGCAAGAGAACTAAGCGTAGATAATTATGATGAGTTACTCCTCATAAAAGGTCTTGGCCCAAGTACACTACGAGCTTTGTCTTTGGTTCTTGAATTAATTTACGATGTTCACCCCTCTTGGAAGGATCCTGTTACTCATCCTCCGGATCCGTTCAAGTTCGCTTATGCCGTTGGAGGGAAAGATAGAGTTCCATTTCCAATTGAAAGGGGTACTTATGACGAGTTAATATCTTTTCTCGAAAAGCTCCTAGACAAAGGAAAAAACGATAGGGAAGTCGTTAAACAAGTAACAAAAATCAGTCGAAAGTGGAAATTCCCAGAAAAGGAAAAACGACCCACTTAA
- a CDS encoding ATPase domain-containing protein — protein MKVVKTGLDDIDAILGGGIIERGNLLIVYDKRSLGWILGLKILKSLIEKGAIGVILNTALPVSKLELRLECAGFDLHKAGEDGKLYVIDLFGSKYGIPSKKPYIIQIPDWSDETGIAKLINVYKRLSSRIPKDVLVVGLVATMEGTYHEFGYNMMDKIVRASTASLEKEPLNALKIVAITLLNASAVPEHVTAWLFSLSDQVIEFVSHVGPSGLEETILVPKSVLPAFIPRHYRIKMSKEQFIKLF, from the coding sequence ATGAAGGTCGTGAAGACTGGATTGGATGATATAGATGCTATTTTGGGTGGTGGAATTATTGAGAGAGGAAACTTGTTAATAGTGTATGACAAGAGGTCATTAGGATGGATATTGGGTTTAAAGATACTCAAAAGTTTGATAGAGAAGGGTGCGATTGGAGTTATTCTTAACACAGCACTGCCAGTCTCAAAGCTTGAGTTAAGGTTGGAATGCGCAGGTTTTGATCTTCACAAAGCTGGAGAGGATGGGAAACTTTATGTAATTGATCTTTTTGGTTCTAAGTATGGAATTCCCTCTAAAAAGCCATATATAATCCAAATACCTGATTGGAGTGATGAAACTGGTATTGCAAAATTGATTAATGTGTATAAGAGATTGAGTTCTAGAATTCCCAAAGATGTATTGGTAGTGGGTCTTGTAGCTACTATGGAGGGAACCTATCATGAGTTTGGTTATAACATGATGGACAAGATAGTCAGAGCATCAACTGCGAGTTTGGAGAAGGAACCTTTAAATGCTCTTAAGATTGTTGCGATAACACTCCTAAATGCGAGCGCTGTTCCGGAACATGTCACTGCTTGGCTTTTTAGCCTGAGCGATCAAGTTATAGAATTTGTTTCTCATGTGGGTCCATCGGGTTTAGAGGAGACTATTTTAGTGCCTAAATCTGTGCTTCCAGCGTTTATACCACGCCATTACAGAATAAAAATGTCAAAAGAACAATTCATTAAACTCTTTTAG
- a CDS encoding DUF357 domain-containing protein has translation MEREITEEKLKKYFEITRKALETLEIAVHEKSTLFAVAQDFLTMAKSYYSDAEYYYKKGDYVTAFAALNYAHGFIDAGVRLGVFKGEDDRLFAFG, from the coding sequence GTGGAACGAGAGATCACCGAAGAAAAACTGAAGAAATATTTTGAAATCACAAGAAAAGCTCTTGAAACGCTCGAAATAGCAGTACATGAAAAAAGCACTCTTTTTGCTGTGGCGCAAGACTTTTTAACTATGGCAAAAAGCTATTATAGCGATGCTGAATACTACTACAAAAAAGGAGATTATGTAACAGCATTCGCTGCTTTAAACTATGCGCATGGCTTTATCGATGCAGGAGTAAGACTGGGAGTATTTAAAGGAGAAGACGACAGATTATTTGCATTCGGGTGA
- a CDS encoding DUF555 domain-containing protein, whose product MGDYVVILEAPIIVREVESPDDAINVAVSKVAKALNKEKLDFVRVEIGYSQCPVCGSPFESAFVIGNIGLVGIYLTLKVFNAQSLEHAERIAKAVVGKALKKVPLKVFEIKELHNGKKEVGIELNNNNTL is encoded by the coding sequence ATGGGAGATTATGTAGTTATCCTTGAGGCTCCAATAATAGTGAGAGAAGTTGAAAGTCCAGACGATGCAATAAATGTTGCGGTTTCAAAAGTAGCAAAAGCATTAAATAAGGAGAAACTAGACTTTGTAAGGGTGGAAATAGGCTACTCTCAATGTCCAGTGTGTGGTTCCCCGTTTGAGAGTGCTTTTGTTATTGGAAATATAGGTCTTGTTGGAATTTATTTAACTTTAAAAGTTTTCAATGCTCAAAGTCTTGAACATGCAGAGAGGATAGCCAAAGCGGTTGTTGGAAAAGCTCTAAAGAAAGTGCCATTAAAAGTTTTTGAGATAAAAGAGCTCCACAATGGGAAAAAAGAAGTTGGGATCGAGCTTAATAACAATAATACTCTCTAG